CATTGATGCCACATGCTGCTGCTCCTCCCATGGCGGATCTATCGAAAGCCCACTCCGTTGTCGCCGTCGAAGGAGTAAGTAGCTCAGCGTTATGAAACATAACCGGTGGAGAATCTTGTTGAAACATGGAAGTGATGAGCCTCTGTTGCTGAAGCTTCTGGTGCAAATCTTGGTTTAAAGAACTCAAAGACTCGATAGAAGAAGATGCAAGATTGTAGTTAGGATCTAACGGAAACATGTAGCCGGAGAATCCACCCGAAAACGCCATAGCAGGAGGGTCTATATGTGCTTTGTTCATACGAAACCCATCAGCAAGCTCGTGAGACGACAATGGCGCCACAATCGGAGGACGAGAAGACATGACTTGGAGGCTAGAAGGCTTGTTCTTGTTTCTGGTTGAGCCACCGATGGGGACGTTACGTAGGGCTCCGCCACGTGTCCAGTAACGGCGACAGTTTTTGCAGTAGTGACGTGGCTGAGATAAGCTGTAGTTGTTGTAGTAACAGAACTTGGTGTTGACGGAATCACACCTCGGACACTTAAGTACCGGCTGCGCCGCCGGAGATGGTCCCATGCGACTGATCTGATGTGGTGGCTTCTTGATCCTCAGTGGTTTGAAGCTGGTGGTGTGGCTCTGATGGGATGAAGGCATCATGAATTCTTAAGGAGAGATGATGCAATATAGGGgcaagagtgagagagagactcgGCTCTTGTGATTTTTATGAATCttcatgtgtatatatatacatgaacaCACAGATGTATATAAAATTGTTGTGACATGCATGCCTATTACatcatattatttaaatattcttttctAAAGTTTCCAATACAAACATGTAAAACCAAGTGTATAGTCTATTCAAAAatggttacaacttacaagtgtGTAGTCTATTTAAATTTGGTTACAACTTAAGTGTATACTCAAAACCAAGTTCACGTAACTAAGTAAAATTACATAGATGAGTCTCTGCTGAATGTTATACTATTCGTTTTTTCTCATCAAACGGTTGATCTTAATGTTATACCATTCAAAGACGAATAGCATtcgttattattaattaataatacatagttttaaatattagaCATAAGCGGTGATAGCGATTGATGCGGTTTAACAGCAAGGACCTCTCAATTCATATGTGTCACCGTTCACTTGTTTGTACCACACGATCAGAtttgtcttttctttatttcaatAAAGCATATATACAAACGACAATTGTGAAGTTACTTGTATCCACCTCATTGGTTAACTTCTCTACCACGATTAGACTTGTTATGTGAATCTATTTGTCAAAGAGATACTGAGGCTGATCTTTCGGTTGATAAATTCACCATTCCCAGTTATCTAATAACATCATTCTAAGAGTTTACACAAATACATGTATACCTACGGTTACATATACACATTGTTCAATGTGGGATAACTCATTCCGTCGAGGATAGTTTACCTTGAAGGGGGTTGAATCATTTGTATGTATCACTCATGATTATGAAAATATCTCTTATAGTAGTATACTATGAAGGACAAAATAATGTCAATCTAGGGAAGAGAGAAGTGAGGTAAAAGGTACGAGGTAAAAGAAAGAGAAGCCATATCAAGGAGTGGAGTGCTTCGCATTGGGAACAAACTCGAACTTCACTGTCTCCTCTCTTGCTGGAAGCAAACAATACACAAGTCGTACACTTCATTTATTATCCTCTTTGACTTTTCACTTACATTGTTCCTCCATCCAATATgattatatattgattttctTATATGTATAACTGTTAGACTAGATGGTTTCCAATCTAAAAATTTACGACAACCATATCAATCGCAAACTAATAGCGACACATATGTCGCATCTTCAACTAATagaacaaatgtttttttttttatgttaccCATCATTTCAGATCTAATATTTCTTCGGTTTCAGTTTAATTGTCATTGcactgtaatttttttattttaaaataaatatcgtttaattaaaaaattatcaataatattttcattttatttttatatcggTTAAAATATGATTACATACATAGATaacaatgtttttgttttaaaaatatgcaaaatttaatatttttttaatctgtgtgtaaaaactcaaaaaacaaTTTCGACCGGTGATCATTCTGAAATCAAGAGGaacaaataagaaagaaacgtaaagaaataaaattacaaaaataaaaagaaattattgttccattttaaattttacaagtaataattttcttttctatttttttacaaaaaaaaagaatgacagaaaatgagaagaaaaaatTATTCACATATTTTCTTCCTCGTGTCATTTCTTGGTCACCATTTAAATGCCCAGTGACAACTTTCAGACGAGATGTTACTTGTTAGTGAATTTAGGGAGTATTTATTATACGGATAAAAGGCCTTTCGACTGAAGGTGTAGTAGTAGTAATGGCCCTTAAATGGGCTAAacctttttcttcttaattaatCTTGGGTCCTTCGGAAAAAAGGACTGAAGGTATatttaaaatgtgtttttctttccaataaccattaatGTGTCGTTCTTCGAGAATTCGAGtctatataaatttcaaattcaGAGTGTAACTAAAAATCCATAAAAGATTATGGACCTCGTTAAACCACGTATTAATTATTCTTTTCCCACTCTCACGTGGTTCCCATCTTCTAACACCGACAAGTCTGTACGCCAGAGCAACTACGAGCGTTTAGGAAGGCCTATTTTCCCATTTTATTCGTATAAATTAAACTGAATAAGTTTAAAAGAACAAACCTCATTAGTTACTTCAATATGATTTTATCGTTGTCTTGTATTGCGTGCCGGTTCTTGTTGTCTATATCAAATAGTTGAGCTATGTCTTCCAATCGTATTTGCTTTGCTCCCATATAGTTCGTTCACATAACATACTCCTAACTAAAACGGTTTACACTGTTCAGATACATGCACTTGAATAGTACTCCAAAATTGTTTTCTTTCCCAGCCTAAACCTATAGTTCGAATTTAACTTTCCCAAAAAATCTTACTAATATAGCTAGCACATAATAAAATTCAAGTTGTTTCAGTTGAAAAACACAGTAGTAGATACAGACTAAGCCTTCACCAAACAACTCGGAACTTATTAGACAAACTAAACAAGGAAAAAAACGTTTTCATGAAATTAACTAAGTTTTTAAGCTTTATAATTAAGGAATAGGCTTCAATGTGTTGGCAACATCAATCACAAATAATTAATTGAGGAGTAGGCTTCAATGTGTTGGCAACATCAATCACAAAACGGTATCTAACGTTCCCCTTTTCGAGGCGTTCCATGGCAGTGTTGACATAATCCGCAGAGATAAGCTCAATATCTGCCGTTATGTTGTGTTTACCGGCAAAATCAACCATCTCTTGAGATTCCTTTATCCCTCCTGTCATACTTCCCACCACCATCTTCTTCCCTATATGTGAAAACGTAAGCGTTtgtctaaaaataaataacaataatgGGAGATAATGGTCAAAGATGACATATAGATATAGGCTCTTACCTAAGATGAGAGGCAGAACCGGAAACTCAAGTGGTTTAGCGGGTGCACCAACCATAATAAGTTTTCCCTTATATTTTAGCAAACCAAGAAGCGGAAGAAGCGGATGAGTTGCAGATACGGTATCAATAATACCATCCATAGTCCCCACTGAATCATTCATCTCTTCCGGGTCACGGCTCAGCAAGAACAGATCCGCACCAAGCCGGTTAATCGCCTCGTCTCTCTTACTATCTGACGTACTAATAACGGTAACCTTAGTACCCATAGCCTTGGCAAATTTCACTGCTATATGACCTAAACCGCCTAGTCCCACCACACCAATGTGGATTCCGGGCTTGTCTAGTCCGTGATACTTCATCGGTGAATAAACTGAGACCCCAGCACAGAGAAGTGGTGCTGCAGCGTCTAACGGGAGATTTTCAGGAATGCGGACGATGTAATCCTCTTCACAAACCATATGGTCAGAGTAACCACCATTGGTCATGGTGTCATCGTAGTATTTGCCTCCGGACGTTATGATCATTTTTGGACAGAAGTTCTCTTGGTCATCGGTGCAGATGTCACATGACCGGCACGAGCTGAGCATATAACCAACTCCGACTTTGTCTCCGGCTTTGAATTTAGTCACTTTGGCTCCGACTTCAATCACCACGCCAACAATCTCATGCCTGAAACAATTTAATTCTAATTTAATGATCattacatattttctttttcctgGTTCAAACCGagattttcttattaattatgGAATTTTGTtcttaaaaaatgaaattttttaattaacatcTTTAATGGATAAGCTAATAACACTATTTTCTGTTCACCATAAGACAACTATACAAAACAAGATCGAGTAGTGTCTGGAAAAGTTTGTGTCCAGGcatcaaaatttataactaaagTTAACATGTCTCATCTCATCCGGTGCAATATACAAAAGTACTCAAGTCGTCCAAAACCCAGCATTAGGTTTGCTGGGTTTACTAGTTTTATTTCAATAAAAACTGGTAttagttcaaaaataaaatctgatATTAGTCGACGATTACATTTGAGTATGAAAGTGGTGTTTCTTACCCGGGGACGAGAGGGTAAGTAGTAAATCCCCACTCGTTTTTGGCCATACATACATCAGTGTGGCAAATTCCACAGAACAACACTCTGAACCTCACATCTTTCTCTCCCGTCTCCCTATACATTAATTCCACCAAAACTTATTCTTATTcacataagaaaataattaggtTAATACTTTTTATAGAAATTACGTAATCCGTTAAGAAGAAAACTGGAACCTTCTTGAGAAACGGAAAGGCGAGAGAACTCCGGATTCGTCTTTCGCGGCCAACCCGAACGCCTCCCTCTCAAAAACCTTCCCCATGATTGATAAACAACAAGAGAATAGAACTTGGTTTTTTTGTACTAACTGAGAAGTGTAGAGATAATGAGGCGAGACACAGGTTTAATATAGGAGAAGCCTGCAGAACCAATGCTAAGAGGAGTGAGGACCATTGCCGGTATGTCATTATTTATGCCGGCCATATATATACACGAAAAaccaataattttcaaaaaactatTAATGTTATCATATTGAACAAAATATGCTTACCGAGAGTTATACTTCTACACCCCATAGtgaaaatttcataataaaGAAGTTCtactatatgattttttttttgtattcgaGTAGATTCGCAACATAGTTGAAAATTTTCAACTGAACATGATGtgcttttttatatataaaaggcttgtaagaaacaaatatattagTCATAAAACTCATATTTTTGGCGGTAAGAAAAgcttagatttttaaatttttgggtTTTGTCGTACAAAGGCAAAGATAAAAAGTCTTTAAAACAATTGAAGcctaagagcatctttatcccTGGTTGTTAGTGGTTTGCTTAGGTTAATAttggattaaaaataaataaaaaacccaAATTAACTTAAGCTTCGTTGCTTAATTAAGCCCACTCAAGCAACTTCTATTTTGGACACGTATTGAAACgagaaaagagagaggagagaggggTCGTCGATTTTGTCTCATCTCTCggttctttctctctctctgtctctctcgaAAGCTCTCGGTGACCGAAGGCGATTCTCTGTCTCTCTGTGGCTCCTCGACGACGACGGCGATGGAGGGCTCTCCTTGGCTCGTCGATGGCATGAACGCTGATTCTCTCCCTCTGTGGGTCTCGTCGATGGCGACGACCGCTATCTCTCTGTGGCTCTCCGCAAATCTAAAGGTAAAGTTGATATTGTGTAACAAATATCATGCATGTCTTAGATTAGGGTTATTCTCGTTCTGATTGAAGTTTTGTGTGTTTGTCGGTTCAATTCCGTCTCACAACGGCGACGGAGGAGCTCTTTGTTGATGGGTCTCCTCGTATCGATCAGGtaaagtttcatattttatttgtttttcctcttttatacttgtttagaatttttgtatttgtttcctttttgaTACTTGTTTTGAATTTCTTTTGAACTATTGGGATTTATTCTTGTGTTTcatgttataaattttgatttgtttgctttctgttgattcttttccttttgtttttgtctttctgTGGTGAGATGGAGTGATCAAATCGCGGTTGTCATGTTCTGTGGAAAGAGACGAGAGACG
The nucleotide sequence above comes from Raphanus sativus cultivar WK10039 unplaced genomic scaffold, ASM80110v3 Scaffold0537, whole genome shotgun sequence. Encoded proteins:
- the LOC130502387 gene encoding dof zinc finger protein DOF4.7-like — encoded protein: MMPSSHQSHTTSFKPLRIKKPPHQISRMGPSPAAQPVLKCPRCDSVNTKFCYYNNYSLSQPRHYCKNCRRYWTRGGALRNVPIGGSTRNKNKPSSLQVMSSRPPIVAPLSSHELADGFRMNKAHIDPPAMAFSGGFSGYMFPLDPNYNLASSSIESLSSLNQDLHQKLQQQRLITSMFQQDSPPVMFHNAELLTPSTATTEWAFDRSAMGGAAACGINESNDDREGNLGSWYHNPNNSMP
- the LOC108840209 gene encoding cinnamyl alcohol dehydrogenase 7 is translated as MGKVFEREAFGLAAKDESGVLSPFRFSRRETGEKDVRFRVLFCGICHTDVCMAKNEWGFTTYPLVPGHEIVGVVIEVGAKVTKFKAGDKVGVGYMLSSCRSCDICTDDQENFCPKMIITSGGKYYDDTMTNGGYSDHMVCEEDYIVRIPENLPLDAAAPLLCAGVSVYSPMKYHGLDKPGIHIGVVGLGGLGHIAVKFAKAMGTKVTVISTSDSKRDEAINRLGADLFLLSRDPEEMNDSVGTMDGIIDTVSATHPLLPLLGLLKYKGKLIMVGAPAKPLEFPVLPLILGKKMVVGSMTGGIKESQEMVDFAGKHNITADIELISADYVNTAMERLEKGNVRYRFVIDVANTLKPTPQLIICD